The segment TCCCGTGAACTCCCCCGGGGAGAAGGCCACCTCTCCCTCCGTGCCGTCGTCGAAGCCCAGGAGGAGCCGGTAGCCCCCCAGGGGCTCTGCCCTCGCGATCCGCCTCACCCCCACACCCGCACCTCCCCCACGGCCCGGTGGAGGGCAAAGTCCCCCTTCTCCAGGGTGCGCCGCTCCGGAGGGCACCCCAGGGTCTCCACCACGTAGCTCTTCCGGGGGGTGAGGCCCAGGAAGCGCACGGGGTACGGGGGCATCTCCCCCTCCCGGGCCGCCACCACCGCCAGCTCCCCCGGCTCCGGCTCCTCCCCCTCCCGGTACACCACGAACCCCTCCCGGTGCCGGAGGGCCCGCAGGTCCTTGGGGTCCACCTCGGCCCCCGGCAAGCCCAGGACCAGGTAGTCCCCCGTGCCCCACACGGG is part of the Thermus caldilimi genome and harbors:
- a CDS encoding helix-turn-helix domain-containing protein, with the translated sequence MVESARQRAAEAIARRRRELGLTLGQVAQVLEASDGYVWKLEKGLINLENVSYGRLTALMRALRWTPEEFAQATGVAVPGLTAEEVPGAPPVPLLKVPVWGTGDYLVLGLPGAEVDPKDLRALRHREGFVVYREGEEPEPGELAVVAAREGEMPPYPVRFLGLTPRKSYVVETLGCPPERRTLEKGDFALHRAVGEVRVWG